The genome window AGACCTTGGCCAGGACAGCCAGTGCTGGTGGAGGCACAGTCTCTCTGGGCCTCTAGCCAGATCCCCAGTCACCCACGCAGCCGGTGTGCAGCCGCATTCCTCCCTCGACTGCCACCTTCCTGTCCTCTTCCCCTCCATCCTACCACCTGCTCCAAGTGTGGTACTCTGCTGTGTCCCTGCTGCTCACCGTTAACCCTCTCTCAGCTCAGGCAGCACAAATGTGGAGCTAATGgggcccaggagggcagggaagggacaCTGGCTGAGTGCCGCTCAGGCCAGGCCACCTTCTGACTGCTCACCAGTCAGCCAGTGCCCACAGTGGTgctgggtgggggatgggggttgtCTGCTGCTTTCCCCAGTGACAGCACCCCTAATCCTGCCAGCGAGTACTCAGCCAATGGATGGACTGGGTGAGAGAATGTGGGTGGCCCAGggcacccccacccacccaccagagAAAACCAAACGTGAAGCATGGGCCTTCCATAGGCAAGAGCTCAGGGTCCTTGCCCTTATTTAGGAAGAAAGCAGGTCGCATCCCCTCCAGGccatgggggcaggggggtgggggtggctctgTGCTGTGTCCAGCACCTGGCACTGGCTCATTGTACACAGTCCTGCTTTGGAAGTTGCAACAAGGAAGGAAACGAATTGTCCCTCAAGGAGCTGCCATCCAGCTGGGAGCACAAAGCACATGGAAAAGCTGGTGTGGAGAAAGGGGGCAGGCACCTGGCTTCCCAGAGGTGGCAGGACGCTCCCTGGGCCTTGAGGAATGAAGAGAAGAGCAGGGAGCAGGCAGCTGAGACTCAGGGCCGGGCTGCACCTAGGGCACATTTAGGAGGAGTGGCTGGTTTGGGTTGGTGTGGGAAGCACATAGCAGAGGACAGTGGGTGGAGGAACAGAAAGGCTGCTTGGACCAGTACTGTATGGGTTCTGCAACGCCTACATGGCGAGAGGGGAAACGGAGAACacgcggggcgggggggggcagggaACTGAGGGTTCTGAGTTGGGAGCAGTGGAGAGATGCTTGGGGCGAGAGAAGCACCATTTCCTGATTGCTGACTGCGGGCCAGTATCTTCCCAGGTTCTCCAAATGTGCTCTGGGGTTTAACCCTTACAATAGCCCTGTAGGGtgttttttctcccccatttcatagatgagaaagctaaatttaaattatttgcccAAACCAGCTCGTAACAAGCAAAAGAGTTTGGAAAGGACTCAAACCCAAGCCTGCTGGACTTGTAGGGCCCCTTCCTCTCCTCAGCTGACACTGTGCCATAAATTAACGGCAGGGGTCCACAGACTGACTTCAGAGCTTCCTCAAACCTTGTAATAATGTGTGCAAAATCTCGTGTGTCATCCAAGTCTCGAAAGTTAAGAAGTCCTAAGTGAGCAAGTCAACAGTGCATGTTGTCCCTCCCACTCAAGCTTTTCTCCTCTGCATTTCGTCCACAGGCCTACAAGTCAACACAGCAGTTCTAGAACAAGTGTTCCATATAGGCGTCCTTGGTAAACCTAAGATTTAggcttgagagagaaaaaaaaggagtgatgaaaacaggaagagaaaaagccTGAAAGAGGAGCTTATGCTGTGGTGGGGAGCGGTGGAGAGGCCGTGAGCCTCAGGACCTGTGGGCTCCTCCCTCCGCTGCACCTCTCCCTGCTCTGAGCTGGTGAAGgcatttccccctcctccttctccatcacACTCCCGCTGCCTGTGCTGACCCGTCTCTTCTGCAATCACCGTTTTCTCCCTCATATAGGAAGCTGACGCTCCTGGCCCACTCCCAGGAGGGTCTGCCTCTAAGCTGTTTGTCCTGTAGTGGGGATGGGTGGCCTGTAACATCTGCACTCTCCATCTGGTCCCTCCTGTGACCAAGAACACAGAAGGAGAGGACACGTGTGTATGTGGGAGTTCCCACCAGTTCGTGCTAGGTGGACCCTCGTTAGCCCAGGCGTGCCCATGTGACTGGCGGAACTCACCCgtttcagtttctctctctgcctgcctcTGTGGTTTCTTCCCTGTGTAGACGATCAAGGGCAGAATCCACATTTTGCCTGGCCCGACTTCTTTGCCCTCTCTCTTCTCAAATAGATTCTGTAGCACATTATCTGTGCAGCCCCCATGCGGCCTCAACAGAAACCATTGGCCCTGGACTGGGGGGGTTCATGACAGTGGGCAAAGTATATGGCTGTTATTGAATTCCAGGCACTTAGTCATGGGAGGCATGTGGAATGGATGTGTCCAGGCCACCGTTCCCCTGTCTACCTTATTGTGGAAGACATCTTCCTCTCTGGTTTCCACACCCTCCGTCCCTCATCTACTTGGTGCAAAGCCCACTGTAGGTGCAGGGTGAGATACACGGATGGCCAAGTCCTGGCCTCCAGGAGCACTTGGTCTAGCTGGGCGGGAGCAGCAGGGCATGAACTTGGCTCTGACACAGAGCCACTCACCCATGCTCTCTCGTGGGGCTGTCTGTCCCGCCCTCATGGCTCCTGGGTGACTGTCTCCCATGAGCCACTCTTCTCTCCACAAAATGATCTCTTTTCTCTGAGGGACGCAGCACACCTCCATTAACAAGTAGCAGAGCCCATGTGGCCATGAAGAGGAAGTCCTGGGATGTCCCCAGGTGCAGGGGGTGGGGTAAGACAGTGCTAAGTATGCTAAGGGTCTGGGGTGACTCTCCGAGAGAGTCCCACCCAGCACAATGTGTTGCCCTAGCTGAGAATCACTGCTCCAGGGAGCTGTCTACCTCCGTGCCCCTCCCTCAAAACATATTTGATAGTGTAGTGTACACTCAGCTCTGCCCTTCCTCGTTTTCCACTCGGATCCCAGGTGCATCAGTCTCCTCTAGGACTGACCTCCTGGAACTTGGCGGTCAGCTTCCATTTTCGCTCGTCCTATGCCCTGTCCTCACCCTCTTAGCAGCTCCGCTGGCACCCTCCAAAGGACCCGGGGCACTGGGCTGGGACATGGGAGTGAAGATGGTTCAGAGGACTGGGGTCAGAGCCTGGGGCATCTTCAGGCAGTGAATCCTAAAGAGGaatcccccctcctccccactctccttccctGCGAGCAGCAGAATCAGATGAGTGATTGTCACGCTCACGCTCCCTGGGCCTAAGACTTCATTGCTCTGTTTAACTCACATCTGATTTGGCCACCAGCCCTCTTGTCTTGTGAGGACGTGAGCACAGAGGCTGTGATTAGCTCTCAGAGAAACAATAATATTTTTCCTCAGCTCTGTTCTGTGGCCTGAGTGCCAGGAAAACCCGCGCTCATTGTCTGCTCATTATGCTCACCTATCAGTCATTCTTACCATGGGACTATTAGTGCTTTTTATTGCTATTGGTCACCCAGAATGAGGCACCTGGCTTCTTCATCAGTCCAGAGGACCGAGCAGGAGAGGGTGAGAGGGACGGTGTGAATGTGCttctgggagaggctgggaggacCTGCCAGGAGGGCTTCCTGAGTCGGGTGTGGCCCTCAGAGCTTCTGGGGAGGGGATCAGTGTGGGCCATGTCCTCTCCTTCTGGCCTGTCTAAACCCTCTGGCTGACAGCTCCTCACCTGCAGGGAGCATCTTCTATCCCCCAGTGAGTCCCCAGCACCTGCACACAGAGGCGACCAGAAAACAGAACCCTATTGGAGAGGCTGGCTTCCCATGCCCAACTCTGTTCTCTTGGACCCCAGGACTAGAACCAGAGAGGGACACTAACTCCTTGTCAGTGTGTCACCATCAGCTCCTCACACATCTGCAAGTGCGGGACCTATCTGGAGTCTCTCAGTGGTCCTAGGAGGCACAAGTTATTATCCGTCCTTTGCTGCTGCAGACACCAGTTCAGGAGGTTAAGACTATGCCTTCCCAGTGTGGGCTTTGCTGGAATCCTGAAGCcctgtgctataccctacaccaACCTGGTGgtttcctctccttcctggatattcccagggcctggctcactccctcacttcatTCAGTTCTTGTTGCCTGTTATCTCAGAGGCCCTCCCAGcctttcctatttaaaattacccccaccccacacagggACCATCACTATTTCCTCCCTCTGCCTTATTTCCCTCACAGCACTCATCAGGACATGGCATTCTATTACACACAGCCTGTATGCGTGTGTTTGTCATCGCTTCCTCTACTTGGCGGTAAGCCCCAAGAGAGGGGCCCTCCTCTCTGTGACGCAGTGCTGTATCCACAGCTCGGCACATGGCGTGGCTCATGGAAAGAACGCAATTaccaatggaggaaagaataaataatgaatgtgtgGACCAGTTGGCCAAGCAGTCTGTGCCCGAATTTTCCCGAGGGCCCTGTCTCACCTCACCTCCGGTGCCTGACTCACCTTAGAGGGGTCACGCTGGCGACTAAAGGGTATTGGTGGGGCTGGAAGGCGGCGGGGGGAGTGGTGATTTAGAGGCCAACGGCAAGGACAGCAAGCTCTTAGAGGAGTCTCTAGGCCGCCCTCTGGTGGTAGAGCATGGAACACACGAGGAATTTAGGCTCTTGGCATTGAATGGGAATTTAGAGATGATGAAAGAAATCCCCTAAAGTgacagcccaaggtcacacagaagcGGATGGCAGAATAGGGACAGACTCAGATCAGTCTTATGCTCTCACCACTACGCTATCCTGTCTGTCCCCAGCACAGGTGTTGAGATTACGCTGCAAAAGGGAGAGCTAAGTGGCAATACAGTTTGAGGATATTAGGAGGAAAACACCTCAGGAGGCCGATTTGGTTTAATTCAACAAGCTTTTTGAGCCAGTGCCAGGCACCTGGAGGGCACTTAATTAAAGGATAGAGGGAGAAAATGTACAGTAAGAGAGGTTAGGTTTATACCAAAGCAAGACATTGGTCAAATGAATTTGAAATGTGCGATTGGCAGAGGAGTTAGACTTCCCTCCTTGGCTCTTACCTCTGGGTGTGCCCCTCTCTAATTAAACTTTTAGCACACGTTATTGCCATGATTTACATGTTTGTTTCCTCCCTAGACAcagagctccctgagggcagggaggaCTGAAACTCCTTCCAGGGACTGTCATCATGCCCAGCACCCCAcacagtagatgcttaataaatgattGTCGCTTGGGCAAACGGATGAACAAAGAGCAGACAACCATCTCTTCCACCGGGTCCAAAGACATTATTCGCCCACCCAAAGGCTGAGGGCTGTCCCCGATGCTTTCTCAAGGTAACTCAGCTTCCATAATTAGATTATACCATGGTACTCAGtctaagttattttctttcattggcCAAGCATTTGACTGTCTGACATGTCCCCGGTACTGAGCTATTGttatttaagtctgtgatcctcttctattatttaatctatgactCCGTGTTGACATAAGATGTCACAGTGTCCGCACCGCAGGCACTCCTCAGTGAGGTCAGCCGAGGTAGATGGGAAAGAATCATCTAATCTGAGTGCATAAGTGGTACAATGGGTTCCCCTGTGCTAACACTCCATACCATCCAGTCCCACTCAGTATCCTCTTCAGCTAATAAACACAGCTCGTTTGGGTTCCAATCTGCTGCCTATTAATAGGTATTAAAATCTCCAATGACCTCAcgcctcccccttctctctcccactcacCCACCTGTTGTGTCAAACTGGGAAGAATTGGTTTGGAACCAGCAGTCCTGCATCCACTCTTGACTTTGGCACTGTGTTATGTCTTGGACAGGTAACACCTCTCTTAGCAGTAGTtccctcatctgggaaatggagcTAGTAATTCGCTTTATTGAACAGCTTCTGGGCCAGGAACTAGGAGAGAAGTAAGGGATACAGAGACAGACAAAGCACAGTCCTGCCTTCAAGAAGCGCATACTTTACAAGGGGAGAAAGACATGAAAACCAACATAATATTGTGGAAATTAAGTAAAACAGTAAGAGCCCCAACTCCTTTCCTGGGACACATCAGGATCTCAGTTCCTTTCTCTCAcgttctctctccttttctcctttccatgtACAACAAACTTGGGAGCTTGCTGTGGGTCAGTTTGAGGGGGTACagaattctttcttccctttgtggacaaaaaaggggtgctgtaataaatcataaattcctaactggcaGGTCGCGGTGGGTAGTCGTGCCCCAGGCCTGTaccttctttagtgaaaggtttataAGCCAGCTCTATGCAGCTAGGtgaacacacctttgaaatgccagaaatAATACCCCTCAGAGGCGTAACCACCCTTAAGAGAgcataatcttaactatcctgtaatccagtcCTGCCTTGCTTTATCCCtccttcatttaatcttccttaaattccctccttaaaaagaaactgcaaactgctATTCTCAGGAGCACTTGAGATCTTGTTCCCTGGCATATGCcatgtttggctcaaataaactcataaaaattcacGTTTGTTATGTGGCTCCCTTCCACCCACACCTCCCTGCCACAGTATACACAGAGGTGTATGTGCTCCTTCCCACAGTTGGACACAGTTCTATCAGAGGAGAAAGATTTTCAGATATTTGCTCGAGCCCAGCACCCATATCTTCCCTAACTTCTCCCCAACCTACCCATCCAACAACATCTCTGTCTTCTGCAGTTTATAAACCCTTCAACTCTAATCATTTCAATCTACTCTCTGTTGCCCAAACTCACCATTCATTAATGAATTCAGCCATTAATCACATTATTTGATAGTTAATTTTCTTTGTCAATTTGACTGGGCGAAGGGATACCCAGAGAGCTGGTTAAACAGTATTTATGGGtgtatctgtgagggtgtttctcaAAGAGATTAGGTAGACTGAGTAGAGAAGATCCACCCTCCACAAGTGAACAGGCAGCATCCACTCTGTGAGGACTGAATAGAACAAGACGGTGGAGGAAGGACGAATTTGCCCTCTGGGCTGGGACATCACCTTCCGCACTCCTGGCCTTTCCACTTGGCCTGGGATCTAAACGGTCCCCTCCCGATTCTGAGGCCTTCAGGCTCAGACTGAATTACTGCATTGgtttccctgggtctccagtttGTAGAAGGCAGGTTATGAGACTGCCTCAGGCTCTACAATGTTGacagccaattcctataataaatctccattattttattctattggtcctgtttttctggagaatcctgacCAACATATGTATTAAGTGTCCATGAAAGCCAGGAGCTATATTTAATGTCAAGTGTTACACAGAtgaacaaagagatagaaaaatgtAGTGGTTAAAATCAGAGACATTGACATACGACAGACTTTAATTCAAACCTCAGTTTTGCCATTTGTCCCCTGTGTGACCTTGCAGGACTACCTCTCTcgcctctgtttctcttttctccaaaaCAGTGATAACAATAGGGTTATTGTGCGAATTAAGTGAGAACTTAATCTGTAGGGCATTTGACAACGGTGGCCCGACAGCACATCGCAGTAAAAAGTGGCTGCAATGGTTTGTCGCGAACTGTACTTTGTGTCTTAGATTGGATTCATTAGAAGCAGATCTTGAGACAAAGATTCAAATAAAAGGGATTATTAAAAAGTGATgcgggtggggaggagggaaggagaggggggaCCTGGACCTGGAAAGGAGGCGTAGGCCAAGCAAAGTCTCATGGAGCGCAGCCTGGGCTCAGAGGAATGGGGTAGCCCCATATTTGTCAGTCCAGTTAGGCCTGGGTTGGGGGGGCGTCGGGAGGAGTATAGGGGAGACACATTTCCAGGTGCTTCCAGCACCTGGCAAAGTCCTGGCAGCCAACATAGGTGAGCTGCGGTGAGTGACAGCACACTGGCACCAAAATGGTGAAAGGGTCTGAGAAGAAATGTGCAGAACAGTCTCTGCCTCCAAGAGCATGGGGCCTAGGAGGCGAGGACAGCCAGGAATAAATCATAGTTTCAGGCACAGCTGCATCCAGACGCTGGGGCacagggtaggggtggggagcgGCGCATGGAGAAAGGTCACTGACTGTTTGGGGGGAGGAAGGACTCGCAGGCAGCTGGGCACAGCACACAGGAGAGCCGAGGCCAGCGGAGGCTGGAGCACACGTGAGTGGGGGGGGTCAGGAAGGGGTtgcccccacctccctgcagCCTCTGCGCCCATGCGGACGTGTGAAGCCCGGGTCTGCCCCTTCCTAGCTGGTCCTTCAGCCACGCGTCTGGCTGCatcctcctcctggaagcctcccCTGACTAGTCCAGCTCCTGTTTCGTGGGAGATGGGTGGCTTGTTACTGGAATCAGGTGGAAAGGACAACACGGTTCTCGGGCAGATTCATTTTTGGAAGGGGCGTATATATTTGTGAAAACTGATCCCCTTAAAACTTGGTCCTGCGCACATGCCCCTGGAACGTTTTCATGTTTCGCCAGGACTTTGCAAACTATACGCTATTAAAGAATCAGAATTCTTCAAATAGGGGTCCCAGGATGTAAGAAATGTGGGTCTGAATGTCCTTGTAACTCTAAGAGTTACATTTCCAAACCCCCTTCCGCCGAGCTCCCAATCCTGATGCATATGGGCAAGCCAGGAACTCAAATTACTTCCAGATCTCCGTAGGCGCGTGGCTGAGGAGGCCATCTGCATATTCAAAGACCAAATCACTGGCAAAGAAGGAGCCTAgattcaaaattaagaaaacatggtttttatttttccaattcatgGAAGCACCATCAGTCTCCTGATCGTTCCCAGCCGTcggccaccagggggcagcagaaAACACAGAGCGGCCAGCCGAGCCCAGGAGCTccagggtggggaagaggaagcGGGAGGCAGGTACTGGGGAGAGGGCTGCGCTCCAGGGAGGGGTGTACGCTAAGGCGTCAGAGAAAAATAGAGCAGGAAATGTGTGGGCTAAGTATGGATCTCAGGAGGAGATAGAAAAACATTGCGAGTGACACATTCAGGGTGCAGAATACAATtgagggaatgagggagggaaCCAAGGAGTTAGGCTAAATTGGGAAGAATTCGAGGGAAATCAGAAGGTAGACGAGGGCGTGGGTGCACTCTGCCTGGAGGCCCAGGGTGCCTCTGGAGATGCGGTTATCTGTACTCTTCCCTGGGCGGATCAAGGAACGGCTCGTCCTGGGGCGGATGGTCCACCTCAGGCGCAGGCGGCCAGGGGTTTTCTGGAGGCTGGGGTCCTGCTGGCCAGGGGTCGTCAGGCAGGGGAGGTTGAGGAGGGTCAGTTCTAGGAGGCTCAGGAGGCCAGACTCCAGATCCAGGCAGGTCTCTCCAGGGACGACTGGGGCCTGGAGGGGGAGGATCCTCAAAGAGAGGGGGTGCCCCTGGCCAAGGCTTACCAGGGATTGGGGCACCCTGAGGCAGTGTTGGGGAGCCGTCCTCTCCAGCCTctgtgggtgggggagaggggtggtctCCACTGCCTGAGATGCCtatagaggaggaagaagaacGGTAAGAGGTGGTGAGGGCCAGATCCAGCCCCAACCCAGCCACAGACCCAGGGACGGACCAAAGCCTGAGCTGACCCCGCAAACAGAGCTCAGAAGTAACTCTCAAAGAGCTCCCCACATATTTGCAAAATACTGAGGCAATCTTAAAATGACATGAAAACAGTCTTGAACCATTAACTTGATCTTTAAACTGaaaggacccccccccccaaataagcTCCATCCAACTCTGGTTGGGAACAGCCCATTGGCATGGCCCCAATGCTGGTCTGCAGCCCCCAAATGGTCTACACCTTGGTCCCATGTGGCACCCAGCCGCCACCTCTACAATGACCTCCACCCTCCTTAGCAGCCCTCAGCTCCACACATCTGAATTCTGGTCTGAAGCGCCACATTGGTCCCCACCCCAAGCAGCAATCACTTAGTCTGCACTACACGCAGCTCCCACACCCCCTGCACCCCCTTAGCTCTTCCCCTCACACGAATTGCCAGCTCCTCCTCCTATGTATCCAGTTCACCCCTTCCTTCTTAGTGGGCACCCTCCTCTCACCTTGCCCATTCCCCGTCACCCAAAATTGTACTCCTGGCCTCTGTCCCCAGCTCACCTCCGGTGTACAGGCCAAGGATCAGGACCCCCAGTAGCTTCCAGCTGAGCATCATGGCTGTCTCCTGGTCCCCAAAGCCAGGGGTGGGCTGTCGGGATGCCTGGGGAGCCCAAGAGGCTTTATATGGGAGAGGAGGAGGCgaatctctggggtggggccagcccagtgacAAAACGAATCAGAACCTAACTGGTCATACCCGTTTGGAAGGCCCGGCTGATGTGTAACCTCTGAGGTCGGCATCCCTCAGCTCAGGACCCAGCCAACACGGCATTGGCATCACCGAGGACCTGGACCGTGGTCACCCCACCCTTGTCGTCACGTCCTCACACACAGCCTGCAGCAATCAGCGCCACCTGTCATCTCCATAACCACACAGACTTCCAGCTTTCATTCCTCGAAGCCACTGAAGCCGAGGAATGGGAGCACCAGGCATGGGAAGCAGCGTAATTACAGGGCcgtggggtgggggcacaggggCCGTCGGTCCCTTTGAGCCCTCCCCCTCGGGACTCAGAACTTCCACTTGCCTCAGGAACCAAGCGGGCTGCTGTCCAGCATATGCCTTCTTCAGGCACACAGGGGGCCTCTGAGCAGTGACAACCACCCAGGCTGGCTGCATGTGAGGAAGGAAATGAGGCATCCTGATTCTTTCTCCCCACCTCACACCGGATTCCATCAGTCATGGCCCAGAGGCCCAGGAAGAGGCTGCCTCAGCTCCCGATCATCCCAGACTCATCCTCCCTCTGgaatctcctcctgcccctctGGCCCCCTCCCCTGGTCCTTGGCTCCAACTCTCTACCCACTTCCTTTGGGTTTTAGTTTAAGTCTTGCCTAAGTCTCTCAGGGATCCTGCTAGAACTTCCCCTCAGGAAGGACTCCTCTGCCTGTAGGTCTAATGAGCCTCAGAAATAATGTTCAAAACAGAATCCACTTTCTCTGCAAGTTGTTCCCCACGTGGTCTCTCCGCAGCAGTAAGGGACACCTCTGTCCCTCTGTGGCTCAGCGCAAAGCCAAACCAGTCCACGTGCCATGCGGGAGctccctttcccagcctcccccacACCTTCCTAATTGGCCTCTCCATCCTTCCCCACACCCACAACCAGGCCTCTTAAAAAACGTAAATTGGGgcccggcctggtggctcaggcagttagagctccgtgctcctaactcccaaggctactggtttgattcccacatgggccagtgggctctcaaaccggttcgattcctcgacttccgcaagggatggtgggctgcgccccctgcaactagcaacggcaactggacctggagttgagctgcgccctccacaactaagacagaaaggacaacaacttgacttggaaaaaagtcctggaagtacacactgttccccaataaagtcctgttccccttccccaataaagtcttttttaaaaatgtaaatcgaATTGTGTGGCTACTTCCCAGTTTAAAAAGTTATCCGAGGGCTTTCTACCAACTCAGCGTGTCCTGTCCAGCCTCTCCCTGCAgcactctccctctctctccctcctgggcTCTGGGCTTGCCGGCCTGCTGCAGACACTCCCACTGGCCGCGCCCACCGGCTCCCCACTCCTCAGGTCTCAACACAACGTCCCCTCCTCAAAGAAGCTTTTCCTGTCCCCTCACCTGATGCCACCCTGGCCCAGTCAGTTTCTATCACTTCACTGACCACTGACGTTTACTTTCTCTTCATAGCACTTGTGTGAAATGCTCGTCTGTCCGTTGTGTCCTCCCCCTAGAATGTAAGTGCCCAGGAGCAAGGACCCACCCATCAAGAGTTAGGGCACCAGCTGGCTGAGATTCCTGTTGAGGGAGTGAATGTTTCATCTTCCTCACTCTTGGCACTGGTCATCTTCCAGACGGaaagagttttaaaacaaaagtagagAATAAAGAAAACCTGGAGCTTCTCAAAAACCTTCCCAAGCAGCCTAAGAAAGGGTTTTTGAAAAAGATGCCATCTAGGGGAAGATGGGACCACCTCACATTTCCCGAGAGGCAACTGCAGGGAGAAGTCCTTGTATTCCCAGAGCGCATGTTCAAACAACAGCTCCTACTGTAGTCGTCTTTATTAAGCCCCAGAATTCAGACATCTTGGTGGCTGGCGTCCCCGAGGGCATCTGGATGGGGCAGGGGACCGGGCTGGTGCCCGCAAACCCCACTTCTCCACCACTCTCCTGGCCCCTGGGCCCCCTGAGCCCCAGGTTGCTCAGCGGCAGATGGGTTCGGGGGCATTCTGGTTGTCTCCTTGAGCAACAGCGTCCTCTTTGGAAACGGCCTCACTCAGGCCCTGCAGGTCATCAAGCAGGACAGAGAGGGGTCCTGGGAAAGAAGACCCCAAAAGATAGGAACCATACAAAAGGCTGTCATGGTTATGTGCAGAGAACAGGGCTGCCACAGCACAGCAGGGTCACGAGGAAGGGGGTTCTCTGGTCCAAGACAGGTGTGGACAAAGGAGGCTGGGGCCTCCAAGGGTCAGAGAACAATGCACATGCACTCGAGTGTCTGGGCAGAGGCTCGCGAAGCCCCGATCGCCCCTTCCCACTTAGACCACTACCTTTCAGGGGCTCCCTGGTGGAGGGCGCTGCTGCTGGAGGTCCGGGTGCTGAAGAACCTGAAGGCCTAGGGCTGGACTC of Rhinolophus sinicus isolate RSC01 linkage group LG05, ASM3656204v1, whole genome shotgun sequence contains these proteins:
- the PSORS1C2 gene encoding psoriasis susceptibility 1 candidate gene 2 protein encodes the protein MPMPCWLGPELRDADLRGYTSAGPSKRASRQPTPGFGDQETAMMLSWKLLGVLILGLYTGGISGSGDHPSPPPTEAGEDGSPTLPQGAPIPGKPWPGAPPLFEDPPPPGPSRPWRDLPGSGVWPPEPPRTDPPQPPLPDDPWPAGPQPPENPWPPAPEVDHPPQDEPFLDPPREEYR